The nucleotide sequence GCACAAAGACTATGCAAGTACCTCGTGGATACTTCCCACCGTTGATGGGAGCAAGTATAGACGATATTGAGTCAATGATAAGCAAGCATATCTTGTTACCCCCATTGTTTACCTAAAAAGCACGTGGCACATCAGAGTTTTTCAAGGCACAAATTGAACAATCACTTCACACTCACCTTGCTCTTCAGTGACAATTCAAGTTGATGTAGCACTTCAAACAAATCGAATATATCAAAGACTGACTTACAAATGATGCTGCTCATGACCCTCTCGAGTCGCACATTCTTTGGCTGCAAGTCAAATGTGGTAATTAGAAAAAAGCAAGTAGTATAGCAAGTTGTTAAACAAGTGTTACTAGTTAGAGTAATCTAATAGCAGAAACATGTCTTCAACTATATTTAGTGACACCACAGCAAAGGAAGCAATTCAGGTAAGTCCAAGTAACAGGGTAGGAGCAGTATTCAAATATGTGTACAAGTATGATTACCTACCTCTCTGACCAAAGAGATGGGGAATCCATCAACTATTCGAGCAATGCGGCTAGGGGAAAAGGAATTGCTAGTATCCAAGTACATAACAACACCCAACTGCCTGGCTGCCACATGTGAAGCAGAACAAAGACAGACCTGCAGTTACATAGACAGAATAAACAACAGTGCcgcttgtgaattgtgatgtaTACCTTAAAATCCTACTGTTTTTGGCAAGCCAATCTTGTCCGGAGGAGTAAGCATATAAAATGTATATCTATCTATTGCGTCTAATAAGTTAAGAAAGATAGAAGTGGTTAACATTTTCACCTGTGTTTTACCGGAGGACGATTGGCCGGTTATTTCAGTGAGCTGACCTTGGCGCAGGCCGCCTCCAAGAAGCGCGTCGACGCTGGAAAATTGAGGACATGATGAAGTCAAAATCTGCAATTTGGTAGTGAAATTAcccaaaaactaaaaaaactaaAGCAAGGCAGTTAGGGGAATCCTATGATCCAAACAAGTTGGGGGAGGGCCAATAGCAATAGATAGAGAGGGAAAGGAAATGATTGGTACATTGAAGATAGGAGTACCCTTGAAGGCCCGTGGGGAGGAAGCGCTTGTTCTCCGTCGCATCCTTGAGCAAGTCCATTCCATCCAGAAAGCATTGCCCCTCCTCATCTTGCTTCTTCTCCTGTACCCCAAGCACAAATCCATGCCACATACACACAGAAAATACGATTGATCAGTAGTATGAAGCCGTGAAACCAACTGCGGGTGAATCGCATGCGCATTATCTCGTCAAGAGCAAACGGTTTTTGTGCAGCATTCCGTTCCCGATTAAGCTGAGATTTCGAAGCAGGAATAAAAAAGCTGGGGATGAACTGAAATGGCCGTCAAGCAGCCGAGGACGGAGGACTAACCTCGCCGCCGGAGGGAGGAGGCCTGGGGaagcagccggcgccgccgctcgccgacgtcgccgccatcgccattaCAGCCAGAAGGGGAAGCGGCGTTGCGtggctgctgcttcttcttcttctagccTACTATAAGGAAGGAGGCCCACTTTTCGGCCCAAATCGAACTCCCTTccactgacaagtggggcccactggaatcccttcccccccccccctaatcGAATCGATCGACACACGAAACACAAGTTCGAGGAGAGAAAACCAAACCCTAGCTAGGCTAAGGCGGAGTGGAGAACCCCCGccgttgccggcggcggaggcagcggcggcggcgcgcggagaaCACTCCGTCGCGGTAAGGCCATCATCCTACTTCCCCCGTCCTTCCTCCTTCGTTTGCTTCCCTCCTGCCTTGCTTAGTAATTATAATTGAAATTGCTTCAAACTAGCAAGCCCAGTTCTTATTAGATGCAGGAAAAAGAATTACAAGCTAGTAGCAAGTAGCAACCCCTGCAATTTCATTGCCGCTTATGTGCTTACAAAGGAATTACAAGCTCTTTCTTAGGTACCTATGCTGCATTCATGCCTGTCATACCTTAGAATATATGCTCTAGCTCATTGGATTTACTGCCtcgatattttttaattatgtttGTGCGAATACTTATGTTACACTTTCGTTTTTTGATTAGTCGTTGCTGAATGGCTGATTATTCTTGCTATTTCCATATGCAACGTGTCATTTATTACTTATGCAGACCAAATGGCTCCATTTATTGTAGGTAACATTCCAACACATAACTCACCGTCTGTCATTTCATCTTATATAACCTGGTTCACAGGTCGATTCCGTATCAACAATGTCAGATCCTGGAAGGGATAGCAACATGCAGCAGCTCATCCCGATAGCACCTCCACCAAAGGCTTCTTCTGGTACCACTGGCAAGGAGCTCGTGGTCGTGGATGGTACGGGAAAGGCTTCAGGAGGAGTCAAGCTACGGGAAGACGAGGAGGACCTGGAGGTGAAGCTCAGGCGCATCATGGAGAACGTCCCTGTCCGTGTCAGCAACACCTCCGGATCCTCTGCTGGTTCTGGCTCTGGTGATTTCCACCAGGTAATGTCTCCCTCCCCCAGCCATCCTCCGTATGTGCTTGTGTGCATGTTTCTGTTGAAATGTAGCCTGATTGTAGTGAAAACAAATTCTTCACTGATTGTTACCACGAGGAAACCTTCCATTAACTCAGTACTGCATATGATGGGCTTTTTCTAGGTCGATTAGCACATGACTAGATGGACATgctattgtttttgtttttttctatggAAATTAATTTGGAGTTTGAATAAATCAACTAAATTGTTTATCGGTATTGTGCTCCAATGGTCTTTACATAGAAATGACCGTGGAGGTTGAGTCAAAGTTTTACACAGAACTTGTGAATTTTTGTGAGCATGATAAACCTCTACCTGTTGTCTCATATAAAGAACAATGACAGCAGTTGGAGAAATTCTATGTATGTTGTTGGGATGTAGGAAAATACACACCTACTTGATAAAACAATGCCCAAACTACTAGATGATTTATGTGTAGCCACACTTATTAATGGGGGCTTACAATTTTCATGAGCTTGTGGGGTCAAGGTATGCTGAAAGCCCGCAACTCAGTTTCTTTATCATGACATCTAAGGGCTGAACAGAACAATTGTCCTACTTGTGAGTTTtcttgctatatatatacatggcaAGGTGACAAGATGAGTGGAAGTTTAGGTGACTTATTTCCTAGTTGTGATCCATCTGAAAAAAGTCATTTTTTGACCAAGGCTTCACTGGAGACTATGCTTTGCATTATGCTACCATTGTTTAGCTTATCTGATAAAACCTATTCTAAATTTCAAACAAGACTTTCTGCTGAACATATTTGCAGATGTTCATAGCATTTTTCTGTTATTTAGTTATTTAATAACTGGGACAGATCTACACAAATAATTTCATTTCACATATTGTAGgttagaaactttttttttaacttttgtgTTGTATGGAGGGTTCCCAACACACTTAACCAATGAGCTAATTAACTTAGTTTTGAGTCTACCCATCATCATTTGAGAATTTTATTAATGTGTGCCAGTGGATGGGATTTTTGGGGTATGTACTTATGCTTAAACATTGAGGTCATGCTTATCAGCTACTGAGCAGTAGCTGCATATGCTTCACCTGGCATTTAAAATAGTAACACCAATGTCATTTCTGATGTATCAGTGTCTTGTAAACAAAATGACCATATCTGGATCACaacatttttttcaatattggtTTCATAAGAATGGGTCTATTATATTAGGGATAGGTCATAGGTGCCCATAGGTCTGGGTAAGTTAGGCCGGATAATCCCTATTTGATTGGTGATAATACGGACACGATTACTTGTTAGGGTCGATAATACCTACTTGATTGGTGATAATACAGACACATGTTATCAATTTAGAACCTTTCTACTTATTTAGCAAGTGTTCGTTTTAACATGTGTATGCTGCTGCACTCTTGCTAAGCTCAAGTCAATGGAGAAACATGCATTTCTAGTTATGCTCTTGCTATTGGTACTTAATAAAATCACATCGTTTAACAGAAAGTGTTCTTCTGATAGTATCGGCAAATGAGGAGGAGAGAACAGGACCGTCTTGCAAGGATGGATGCTGATTACCAGAAGAGGAAACAGATGGCTGAGTTTGAATTGAGGAGGGAGGAAAGGCTAAAAGAAGCAGAGGAGCGGACAGCAAAGAAGCGCCTGAAACGCCAAAAGAAGAAGCAgcggaagaaagagaagaaacgATCTAAAACTAATAATGGTGGCGAGCAACCTAACGGAGGGGAGTCGTCTGGTGGTGATGAGGATTCAGACGATGAAGATAAGCCATAGGCAAGTGGCACACATCAATCGGATTTGAAGTTGCTATTAGACTACTGTTGAACCATTTCTTGGAGATTACTTCTGAAGTAGAGCTTTGAGCATGAACTAATATTGGCAGGCTGCAGGCCCCCTTGTAGTTTTTTCTTGGAAACACTCTTAAGATGAGATGTGGCTTGTTTTCCTTGCTCTGATAAAGTGACTATGGAGTATGGATGGATAGATGAATCATTTTCTGGTTACCTTGTTTGTTTCTTCTGAATTATCATGTCTGGGGCTCCCTGTCCCTTACAATAGCTTACTCGTGACATTTAAATGAATGAAATTTAACTGTTTAGCAATTTGAGAGCTGGCTAACATTTAATTCCTTTTTGAAGATTGTTAGCATTTCTTTCTGTTCTCTACAAATTATGTTGTTGCCCCAGACCTATGGATGGACGTGATAACCAAGGGCTTTTGCTTAGAAGCCTTGTATTTGACTATTCGGCCCAAAACATAAGCCTGCTTGGAAGCCAGGTATTAGGCCCAATATCTAATAAAGCAATTTCAGTTTTTAGATGAGAACTACTTCATGGGAGAAATTCCAAGTATGTTTCATGGATGATCTTTTGTGTCTCTAGTTTCGTCACCTTTACCTTTGTATCAACAATATTATGCACTTGGTCAATAAAACTCAGTACACCAAATCATCTTGCTATAAAACTAAAACACATCTTTTGTTATGTAATCACCTAAGAAAGCAGTATAAATGAAAAGAGAACTTGAGCAAAGGTTTCTGCAGCACCAAATAAACTTGAGGAACCAAGCAACATACATAGTCTTGTTGGGGCATCAGACAACAAAATAACTTAGGCTAAACATACTGGATAGATCAACAGACCATACAGATAATACCACAATGGCTACTGATTCCAACATACTGACATCAAAGCTAGCTAATACATTAATACCTAGGCAGATTAGCATAACAAGCCGGTAAACAGTGATATGCACAACCAGCTGTAAAAAGATAAGCACAAAAGTCTATCATTATCTGCTACGTTCCCAGGTGCCTCTTAAGGCACACAAAACCCACAGTTGTAGTGTCTTCCTCCCTAACTTGTTAACAAAGGGGTCATTACAGCCTTTCTTCCCTGAACAATTAATGTCAAAGTCCCTGGTAGTAGAACAGAATGGAGCACAAAAGGTCTATCGCTGTGGCTTTTGTAATTGTATGTGATGTGAGTTACAGAAATCTTTGTATGGCCTGAAATTGTTTTGCCATGATAAAAACTGATTCTTCAAGCTCTGGATTGCCTTTTGCTCAGCAGGCTGTACGTCTACAAATGGAAGCTCAAAATCCATCCTCACTGGGCTGCAATTGCTATCAAACAAATTGGATGCGGCTTGCTTTGGTCCAGAATGAGGAACTCCAGCTTTTCCACAAACAAATGTTGTCAAGTTTTCATCCATATGCGCCTTTTTACCCTCCTTTCTAGCAGTCTCATCAAGAGTGAGTCTATCATCAATCTGAGGCTCATAAACAAAATATGGCTTCTTTCTCAACTCTCGCGAAGCATACCATCCACTAAACCTGGTTGCATTGGCATTTGATGTTTTAGGAACACAGGCTTCAAGAGCTTCCCTACAGCGACGGCTTACCGAGCTGGTTTCTCCCTGACAAGTGCTGCTCTCTATAGTACCCTTGTTTCTATCTTCAATTGCAAGCAGAAGAGGGATTGGGAGTAGTGGACCAACAAGAGCATCTCCAGATATTGCTTCGCTGGTGAGCTTGTTACCTGTGCCTGAAGGTTTTGCCAACAGGAAAGGCCGATGTTCATCATTGTTTCGAGAACGTGCAGGAACTTCTGGATATTCATATATCAGTTTTCCTTTACTGCATGCAAGCATGTCCTTGTATTTGGAGAATGTAACAAGAAGGCTATCTGAAGATAGCCCATTGTTCAGTATGTGCTGACACCCAGTTTCGAAGATGTTCATGGGCACACTAGCATTGCATAGGAGATCTGAAACTGACCGATAACACGGCGGAGAGTTCTCCTTTGCAAATGCTGATACATCTTCACTAATAACAATTTGGTGGGAGCCTTTGTTAACAACATTATGATTCTCCAACGCGCTGAGCAGATTGCCCTCCAGGTATTTTGATAGGTAATGGAACTTCAAAAACTTATATCTGGAAGAGAACTTTTCACCATGAGCAGTAGTGTCTGGAGAAATAATGGATGAAGTAGTACAAGCCGCAGATTGATGATGTGATCCATCACACATGACATGTTCATCAAAATCTCCAGATGCACGGAATCTTTGCATCTCCAACTTCCCCGACGACGTTAACCGGATCAAAGCAAAGCCAGTGAACGATGACGACGATTCGTCCTGCAGCAATGTGTTTGGAAGCACGTGGTAGCCAACGACGGTGTTCCTAGTGATGGGCTCATGATCAGTGAATACCTCTCTCATAAGCCCATTGCTGCAACTGCAGTGCTGGCCTATCAAAGAAATCCGAGATGGAACATCCCAAGCATACAGGTGATGAGCATTCTGTGAAGAGGAAGAGCATTGGTCCTTGGGGCCACAGAAGAAGAGATTAAACCCAGTACTCCAGAATGAACCAGCCAGAATGGCGATCCCCGAGCTGGACGCCCACTCATGCTCCTTGGAAGGCCTGAGTTGAGATAGGCGAAACATAGCAATATGATTTGGGTTATGGAGGCCATGCTGCCATGCCAGCACGGGTGTCAGAGGCTGCCTGATATCAAGCACCAACAGAAGACGCTCCGTCGCCACCGACATGAGAAAATCGTCGAACGGAGCCTTGCAGAATGCAAGATAGTGGCATTCGCTGTTGAGAGGAGGATCAGGGTCGAACAACCCTTGCATCCCAACCCTCGCTAGAACCTTGCAGTTTCCAGGATGATCTGGACCATATCTGAGATCAAGGAGTAGGATGGCCTtggtggtggcgacgacggccgtCCACGGTTGCGGCCCGTAGTCGCAGCTTAGGCAGGCACCACCCTCGGTGGCAGTGGCAGTGCCAACGCGAAGGACGCTTCCACGGCGTTGGTGGAGATCGAAGCAGCAGAGGTGGGCATTGTCGAGCAGCACAAGGCAGTCGGAGTGCAGATGCTTGCTCCAGCACGCgtgcacgacggcggcgtcgaacgCCTGCTTGGCCGCGGGCACGAGCGCAGGCGGGGAGGTAGAACTAGAAGAAGAAGACTCAACCTTGAACCAATTGACCGAGTAGGTGGTGGCAGCGAGAAGGAATCCGTGGACAAGGGGGGTAGCTGCTGCTGGTGAGTGCGAATGCGGCGGGgggcaggaggaggtggcggcgaggtggtggatGCGGTGGCCGGGGTGCATGAAGCCGTGGGTGAGGGTCTGCACGGCCGAGAGGGGGGCGGCAGTGGAGTGGAGAGTAGCGTAGGAGAGATGGTCGGCATTGTGGCCggaagggaagaagaggaggagagaggtggAGGGAGCGCGGAGGAGGATGGTGGCGAGCAggttggaaggcggcggcggcgggcggaagGTGGTGGAGTCGGAGAGGGAGCTGGAGAGGGAGTGGAGGTCGGGGgtggggaggaaggaggcggtggagctgaGAAAGTAGCGGAGGGCGTCGCCGGTGGACTTGGAGTGCGGGGGATGAAACTGGAAGGCGGGGAAGGGGATATTGGTGTGGAGCGTGGCGGGAGGCGGGaggggggagaagaggaggggtccATACCCATTCCCATTCCCATTCTCGTTCCGGTTTGCGACGGCGAGGGACGGCGGCGCAAAGACGGAAGagacggggaagaggaagcgCCATTCCTCCGACAGGTTCATGCTGCTCGGAATCGGATCGGAGCCTGcaggtggttgggtgggtgagcACCTGAGCGGAATGTGGGAAGAGCCCTGCCGGCTGTGCAGCGCACTCATAATCGCTTCTTGGACATCCCGCCTCCTTCACCCACGCTCCCGCGTCTCCTCAGCTTCAAGCCTAGCTGCTACTATCCCCTCTCCTTTGGTAGGGGTTCACATCCAAAAGGCAAAGTTTGCCGTTGCTGCCATCCACACCCTTCGTTTTGTGATCAACTGTTACATGGTTAGACCCCTTTCATGACTAACTAGTACCTGCTATTTATAATGATAGAATTTACTCTCCAAAaagaatatcaagaaaaaaagataagaCCTCCACAAGCAATGTTGCGACAATGCGCTCCACTGCCGGATCCGACGTTGATGAGCACCCGGTTGTCAGCACCCTGATTTGCCGCTCTCTTCATGATACTAGTAACAACGAAGTATTTATCAGCTCACCTATATAACAAATAATATAGATGCCAATATGCGTATATATGAATCTTTATGTGTAAACGACTAGACTAGTAGCAACAGAGGATCAATATTAGTTGATATCAATCCAATGACTCAGACAAATTAAACCAAGTAGTTTATATATATCCACTGATCGTAAAGATAATAGGCAAAAATATACTTACAGAAACGACACTTAGACCAACCCCAACCAAGATCCACATTAAGGTCTcgactatagatggccataaggcccgaggcctgatggcccggcccaagcacagcATGACACGACTGTTGTCTGGCTCGTGCCGGCCTGGCCCGAtagttgggccgtgcctgggccgatgTCTTAGCACAGTGGGCCGACCCAGAACGACACGGTTAATGGAAAATAGTTGAGGGATCCCAAATAAACTTAATAAACCATATAAGACACGGCCCGAAGAGTAAAGGAACACAAAATATACTTGTTACAGCCATTTAATATAAGACAACCCAAAGAGATTagggaggaaaaatagacttattttatgaAGAAGCATGATAAGCTATCGTTCCTTCGGGCAGGCCCAAGATTTGTTAGGTCATGCTTGAGCTGTGCGTGTAGCCTGTGGGCAAGTCCAGCCCGGCCTAGCTTgttggtcgggccgtgccggcccgattgACCTCAGCCCAGGCCCGATCATGCCTGGGCCATGCCGGGCCAGGCAGCCCATTTGATCATCCATAGTCTTGACCGGCGAAGATGTTTCACTTGATCCACCACGTGTCTGATCAGCCTCCTAACCGTAGACGTAGAAAAACAATGGGAGCACCATTGGTCGTGGCGGCGAAGTATTTGCAACCTCGATGACAAACCAATAAAAATCCAATCGATCTCCCCTCTATGGCTTCGGCTGTCTAGCAATATATGGCACATATATAGGCCCAGGCGCCCAGCCAACCGGACTCTTGAATAACACTGCAGGCATGCAAGCCGAGCCTATATGGGAAAAAAACACCTTTAAATCCTAaccttaaaaataataaaataataaaaaaactgtCCGTGCGCTGCAACGAGTAAAAGCGTTTTTTCAATGGTATCAACAGGTATGAGGAGTTTAGCAATAAATTGAAACATTAATATCTATCGCTACATACATTATAATCGAAAAGGTTAATGAAAATTCTTCCTTGGTTTGGGCAGAAAGCCGactcctttcttccttttcaAATTCAGCCAAGTCTGCTACCTCCATTAGCTCGCCTACCTCTCTTCGGTCCAGCCCATGGAGCCGTAGGACCAGCGTCCAGCCCATAAGTGGAGCTGTAGGACTAGCATCCTCAATCTCGCCTACCTCACTTCGGTCCAGCCCATAAGTGGAGCCGTAGGATCAGTATCCTCAACCTTTAGAAGACAGTCCTGTCCCATGCACGTACTATGTCGGAGACTATCCTCTCCACCAAATCCGATAAACTACTAGGGAAAGCTCGCCGGTCAGCCATCATCAAAATCAATTAAATCTGGCGAATTAGAGCCACATTGATTGAAAGAGTAAATCATGATGAAAATGACGAGGGAAGAGTCGGGAATTGATTTTTCAATCAGTTGAAAGAGGAAAC is from Oryza sativa Japonica Group chromosome 9, ASM3414082v1 and encodes:
- the LOC4346376 gene encoding DNA repair protein RAD51 homolog 4 isoform X1, with the translated sequence MAMAATSASGGAGCFPRPPPSGGEEKKQDEEGQCFLDGMDLLKDATENKRFLPTGLQGVDALLGGGLRQGQLTEITGQSSSGKTQVCLCSASHVAARQLGVVMYLDTSNSFSPSRIARIVDGFPISLVREPKNVRLERVMSSIICKSVFDIFDLFEVLHQLELSLKSKVNNGGNKICLLIIDSISSILAPINGGKYPRGRSMMISVAMILKKLAYEHNLSVLVTNHMVAGNGAPKPALGESWKTVPHVRLVISRERGSKICAATVLKHTLLASGRVMKFAVPS
- the LOC4346377 gene encoding uncharacterized protein, whose translation is MSDPGRDSNMQQLIPIAPPPKASSGTTGKELVVVDGTGKASGGVKLREDEEDLEVKLRRIMENVPVRVSNTSGSSAGSGSGDFHQYRQMRRREQDRLARMDADYQKRKQMAEFELRREERLKEAEERTAKKRLKRQKKKQRKKEKKRSKTNNGGEQPNGGESSGGDEDSDDEDKP
- the LOC4346376 gene encoding DNA repair protein RAD51 homolog 4 isoform X2; amino-acid sequence: MLSGWNGLAQGCDGEQALPPHGPSRVLLSSIVDALLGGGLRQGQLTEITGQSSSGKTQVCLCSASHVAARQLGVVMYLDTSNSFSPSRIARIVDGFPISLVREPKNVRLERVMSSIICKSVFDIFDLFEVLHQLELSLKSKVNNGGNKICLLIIDSISSILAPINGGKYPRGRSMMISVAMILKKLAYEHNLSVLVTNHMVAGNGAPKPALGESWKTVPHVRLVISRERGSKICAATVLKHTLLASGRVMKFAVPS
- the LOC112936426 gene encoding uncharacterized protein, with product MSALHSRQGSSHIPLRCSPTQPPAGSDPIPSSMNLSEEWRFLFPVSSVFAPPSLAVANRNENGNGNGYGPLLFSPLPPPATLHTNIPFPAFQFHPPHSKSTGDALRYFLSSTASFLPTPDLHSLSSSLSDSTTFRPPPPPSNLLATILLRAPSTSLLLFFPSGHNADHLSYATLHSTAAPLSAVQTLTHGFMHPGHRIHHLAATSSCPPPHSHSPAAATPLVHGFLLAATTYSVNWFKVESSSSSSTSPPALVPAAKQAFDAAVVHACWSKHLHSDCLVLLDNAHLCCFDLHQRRGSVLRVGTATATEGGACLSCDYGPQPWTAVVATTKAILLLDLRYGPDHPGNCKVLARVGMQGLFDPDPPLNSECHYLAFCKAPFDDFLMSVATERLLLVLDIRQPLTPVLAWQHGLHNPNHIAMFRLSQLRPSKEHEWASSSGIAILAGSFWSTGFNLFFCGPKDQCSSSSQNAHHLYAWDVPSRISLIGQHCSCSNGLMREVFTDHEPITRNTVVGYHVLPNTLLQDESSSSFTGFALIRLTSSGKLEMQRFRASGDFDEHVMCDGSHHQSAACTTSSIISPDTTAHGEKFSSRYKFLKFHYLSKYLEGNLLSALENHNVVNKGSHQIVISEDVSAFAKENSPPCYRSVSDLLCNASVPMNIFETGCQHILNNGLSSDSLLVTFSKYKDMLACSKGKLIYEYPEVPARSRNNDEHRPFLLAKPSGTGNKLTSEAISGDALVGPLLPIPLLLAIEDRNKGTIESSTCQGETSSVSRRCREALEACVPKTSNANATRFSGWYASRELRKKPYFVYEPQIDDRLTLDETARKEGKKAHMDENLTTFVCGKAGVPHSGPKQAASNLFDSNCSPVRMDFELPFVDVQPAEQKGL